The genomic segment tacctcaggcgactctgtttgtggtgtgcttgtagaaacggcttcttttgcatcactttcccatacagcttctccttgtgcaacgtgcgctgtattgttgaccgatgcacattgacaccatctgcagcaagatgatgctgcaggtctttggaggtgttctgtggattgtccttgactgttctcaccattgttcttctctgcctttctgatatttttcttggcctgccacttctgggcttaacaagaactgtacctgtgttcttccatttccttactatgttcctcacagtggaaactgacagtgtaaatctctgagacaactttttgtaccttcccctgaacaactatgttgaataatctttgttttcagatcatttgagagttgttttgaggatcccatgatgccactcttcataggagattcaaataggagaacaacttgcaagtggccaccttaaataccttttctcatgattggatacacctgcctatgaaggtcaaagctcaatgaggtgacaaaaccaatttagtgctttagtaagtcagtaaagggTGCCCTTACTTTTGCAcaagtcaaatttagtttaaatgcggattgcacattttctgttagtacaataaacctcatttcaatccagaaatattcctcagtccatcagttattagatatgaaactgaaatagcaaaaacccaaattgttataaagaaaaaaggttaacattaataggggtgcccaaactttttcatatgactgtatgtggtgGAGTTATGATGTAGCAGAGACCATGGGGGACGTCCCGGCATTGGGAGAGAACGCTGCCCTTGTGTGGGAAGCATTACTGCTAGAAACATCCTGTCAGCGGTCACATTGTCCTCTCCTACGAATAGTGATGGTTTGCCATCCACCTTCTGTAAGTCCACCTTATCCCAGAACCTTCTGGGCCCCTTGTAGCCGCTGACTGTCCTCTCCTGGGCCTGAGCCTCGTCCTAGGAATGTGGTGGATGTCATTTCTCCACTGCTCAGGGCGGAGGGCGTCTTCTAAATGCTGAATGGAGACAGTTTGATTCAAATTTCATTTTTTGTACAGATCTTTGTTGTAATGAAATGAAGACCCTGCGGCAGATGAAGGATAAATGGTGGAGGCCTTAGAGTGTCCTTCACAAGAGGTCAGCAATGTAAAATGTCACTGATTTCTTCTCTTTATTACTTTGTGCACTGGACTGCCCCTTGGACAAGGGCTGCTCCGCGGAGGTGGGACGCTCCATGGACAAGGGCTGCTTCGCGGAGGTGGGACGCCCCTTGGACAAGGGCTGCTCCGCAGAGATGGGAAGCTCCATGGACAAGGGCTGCTCCGCAGAGGTGGGACGCTCCATGGACAAGGGCTGCTCCGCGGAGGTGGGACGCTCCATGGACAAGGGCTGCTCCGCGGAGGTGGGACCTCCATGGACAAGGGCTGCTCCGCGGAGGTGGGACGCTCCATGGACAAGGGCTGCTCCGCGGAGGTGGGACGCTCCATGGACAAGGGCTGCTCCGCGGAGGTGGGACGCTCCATGGACAAGGGCTGCTCCGCGGAGGTGGGACGCTCCATGGACAAGGGCTGCTCCGCGGAGGTGGGAGGCTCCATTTACACAGGGCACTCCTCTGAGTCGGGCTGGTTTTTGGACACAGGACTCTCAGACTCAGGAACTTCATGAGTGGTCAGATTGCACCTGGACATGTCCTATCTCAGGGCCAGATTTTCTAATTCTCCCCACAATCTGATCATTTCTCCGTCCTCCCTTTAGAAGTGAGTGCCAGCAGAGGGAGCCCATGTGGTCAGGGGGCCACTACCACCTCTTACGCTGGTGGAATTGTGCCTCAGGATGAGCTGTACTGTATAGGGCCCGTATGTTCTTGGCCAGGAGCCTGTGCGGTGTCCGCTGGCTCCACTGAGGATTGTAGGGCGGACGGCTGATTGAGCTCGATGCAGCTGCCCAGGTTACGCATCTTTTTATTTTGCTGTCATTTGGGAAATACATGGAAAGAGACGATAGAAGAGAGACTGACACCAGCCTGAAAATTGCTCTGGCACACTGGCCCCGACGCCCCCTTCTCCTCTGCAGAAAGCCGATTTCGGAGGAGCCAGTGGTGTCTGGGAGCAGTGAGCTCATTACAGGCCATAACACGGACAATCATCTCGCTCACTCTGGCTGCAAATCCGTCTGTAAGTGAACACAGATCTCAATCAGCAGCCGAGTGCGGCCCCAATCTCATCCAATGCTCCCCGGCAGACGAGGCACCGGCGCCTGCACCAGGTCTGCACTACACATTGGTACAGATTGTGCCCAGGCAGACTCGCACAGTCCTAGGATTGCGGCCTGAGAGTTCCTCAAACATTGACTGATGACGAAGGATGGGGCTCTCCCCAGGACTGAGAGTGACGGTAATGAGGGGCTGCATATTGCTCGGGAAACCAGTCCACTTTGTAATGTATCTCTTCTGCCTGCTCTCCATCATGGAGGAGCTTGTCATGGTCTTGATAACCCGCCACAGCTGCACAAGCTCTTTAGTGAGATGGTTGGATTTCTGcttcaatgtgtccacactcccgcgGTGTTGCCACTTGTCCAACCTGCGCCAGCGGCTAACCCATGGCACTGGTGTCAATGTGTAGCATCAGCCCCAGCAAGGCAGCTGTTGGGAGGCCGGGCAGTGCTGCGCTTCATCAGATTGCAAAGGTCTTTAAGAAATAAATGGTCTGGGCTCAGAAGGTGATAGTTCATCACTCAGTGGCCTCAGAGGTTACTACCGGCTGGATGCTATGGGGTAAGTGGGCAGACAGAAATGAGgggataagtttatattgtactctatAGAGAATGGGTAACCAGTTCAATGACTGGCACAGCGTGGTGGCATCGCTGTAGCGGCTGGACAGAAACACGATGCTGGCTGCTACATTCAGGATACATTTTAGGAGAAGGTTTGGTGAGAGGGATACTGCTGAGTAGAAACATGCAGTAGTTCAGGATGAATAATATAAAGACATTTTTGCCAAGtcaaggctaaagggggctttacacgctacgatatcgttaatgttttgtcgtcggggtcacgttcttagtgaggcacatccggcgtcattaacgatatcgcagcgtgtgacactgaccagcgaccttaaaaatggtgaaaatcgttcaccatggagaggtcgtcccaaacttaaAAATCGgttagggttgtttatccaggtggttcatcgctcatgcggcagcatacatcgctatgtgtgacaccgcaggagcgaggaacgtctccttacctgccaccggccgcaatgcggaaggaagaaggtgggcgggatgttacgtcctgctcatctccgcccctccactttgattggccggccgcttagtgacattgcagtgacgctgaacgtccctcccccttgaaggagggattgttcggcagtcacagcgacgacgccgaccaggtaagcatgtgtgacgctgccattgcgataatgttcgctacggcagcgatcacaaacaatcgcatgcgcgacgggggcgggtacttacacactcgctatcgctacaaattgctagcgatatcgctaccgtgtaaagccccctttagaaaggGTCAGATTCTGGAGATGAGGTGAAATGAGCGAATAATAGGATATGGGAAGTGAAGGTAGGTTAGTATAGGGGGGAACATAAGGGTCCACTCTCACTCCCTAGCCAGCATTATGAGTGTTAAAGGGTTGGTAGGGTGCAGGGACGCCCTACACTCCCCCACCCCCAggccggcactgtcagtgttaaagggctgggcCGAGGGGATGGGCATGGCCCCACACTAACAGTGACATTGCTGGCCGGGGGAAGGGGGGTGCAGggcttcagtgacctcacctgagttcattgaggtcccctgaggtcaagttaccagcGGTCACAGGTGGAAaagtgtgggaacctccagctgtgggcgCAGTTAATCTGAGTGACGTTACCACTGATCACGCGGCGTATCCAGTCTCTGCATGAACCTCACAGCGGAcaatcatgttctatggctgcttggtgttaattcagatgtagcagagctgaatcgttgtgggacctcatgtggattacgtcggacctgcaggggtgatttggggggggttaatgaaggggtgaaagagggtctttgtattttatttcaaatgaaggattgttgggtgtttgtgtttatttcttttcacttacaggggaGGTGATCTCAgactccaattactaatctagggctaagtggcagctgtgggctgccactaaccccttaattaccccgattgccaccacaccaggggtaaatgcgacaaccccagcactttacctggttctcgcatctaatggatgcgacaatcctgagtggttgcaggctgctatttttattctggggagctcccaataaccgtgggtctccccagcctgagaataccagccaccagctgtctggctttatcttggctgggtgtcaattttgggggggaccgcatggcggttttttttttatttttttaaatcatttaaataactaaaaaaaaaaaataagcggcatgcggttcatcttattttgatacacagccaagtaagcgcacggcttggggctgcagcctgtagccttggttttatctgtgctgggtatcataatatggggggaccctaccacaattttttttttttaaatttattttactgtatgatatagacctgcagaccgggtctgtgattggaagtgccagacaggctgtcactcaacgtgggggcatgtctgactgcaactaatcacagacgctagtggacaggggaagcagtgaatatgtatgagtctaATGAGCGCCCCCAAAGGAAAAATGAGAGGccgggggagcagtgtgacagacgcgccggtgatcggtgagtatgaagcgcttgctcctacccctttgctccggattctggtctccatacaTTATATGGGGACCGTCGTCCGGCCAgacaccagggatcaatcccctgccGACCCAAGTCGGCGGGAGATTGATTTGCGAGTCCTCCCTTCACAAGTGAGAAGCACGGGGACAAACGCAGAAAGAATATGCTGCAGTCTGTCAGAGGTTTGTGACCAAAAAACTGCAGaccaaaaaactgcaacgtgcgcacagcaaatctgaattctcatagactttgctgggaagtcaaaagtcagaactttctgacaacaaaactgcaaaaaaacgcagcgtgtgcatgtagccttacaaCAAACTAACATCCACAACTTCATACAACACCCGACaacacaacaacaaaaaaaacaccttGATTACCAAGTGCACTTTAAAGACACAAGACATTCACACTACCTCAAGCAACAACACCACCCCCCTCACAATGCTGGGACATAAAACCCTAAATCCTATGCCCGCCCgcccccacagacacacacacacacacacacacagcacacacagcacacaccgcacacagcacacacacactacacacacacacttctcttcaCCATGGCCTTCACACCTCGCTGGGAGACTTGGACTCCTCACAACCCCTGCTACGTGCTCCATTATGTGGAACTCTGCAATGTCTCGGATTATACCCATCACCTCTGAAATGTAAAGTGCCGCAGAACATGCTGCCAACATAGAAAAACAATTATCAGTAACCACAGATTTCTTCCCTTCTACTTTTCAGACATCAGTCAGACGGCTCCAGAAGAAAACATCATGACCAGAGGAGTCATCTCACCCTCTCTCAAGCAACATTCTTCAAAGCTCAGGCCTGGTACCCCTGCTCTTCACCGCCTACCTTCAGTCCCATGGCTGCCAGGACCATCACTGATGACCCTCAGATGAAATACTCTGGCTCAAACATCAACTCTCTGCTGCCCACACACTGTctatcagcctcatcctcctcctcctcctcctcctcctcctccttctctcactttaaaaaaaaaaccactaacaaaccCAGCTTACTAACAATCACCCACAATCTGTCGCCTCCATACAGCTTCAGGTCAATATCATTCACAATCATCTCCAGTCCTCAAAAGACCTTCTCCACCTCTTCTCCTCCACCCTCATACACTCCTCACAAGACCTTCTCCACCTCTTCTCCTCCACCCTCATACACTCCTCACAAGACCTTCTCCACCTCTTCTCCTCCACCCTCATACACGCCTCACAAGACCTTCTCCACCTCTTCTCCTCCACCCTCATACACTCCTCACAAGACCTTCACCTCTTCTCCTCCACCCTCATACACTCCTCACAAGACCTTCTCCACCTCTTCTCCTCCACCCTCATACACTCCTCACAAGACCTTCTCCACCTCTTCCTCTCCACCCTCATACACTCCTCACAAGACCTTCTCCACCTCTTCTCCTCCACCCTCATACACTCCTCACAAGACCTTCTCCACCTCTTCTCCTCCACCCTCATACACTCCTCACAAGACCTTCTCCACCTCTTCTCCTCCACCCTCATACACTCCTCACAAGACCACCTCCACCTCTTCTCCTCCACCCTCATACACTCCTCACAAGAGCAACTCCAAACCTTGGAAAGTCACGACAACTGATTGTCTCCAACAAAAGCAATCATACACACAACCTAAAGACTCCTCTCTTTATGAAAGTCTACAGCATGGAATGACTCTGCTGCCACTTCACCGCCAGACCTACAGCCCCCCTCCACCCAACAATACCCTGTAggctgtaagcccacaagggcagggccctttcCCCTCTGTATGGTCACTACCTGCAATTCACATGTTGCATGTAAACCATTTTCAGCAGCTCACAGACTAAAAATACAGATCAAGGACCATCATTCATTATTACCCCCTGATCACAGGACACCTATGGGTTCCTCTACAAACCACATTCTCAGAGGAAAGCAAGGGAGGTCACAGAGAAAACCCCGCACTGCCACCAATGGGTCACACACCGGACCCTTCTGACTCCACTCATCAGGGCAAGATGCAACTGAGTGATGGACAAGGTACCAGCAGCTTTCACCCTTGGCCGGCTATCGGGTACAAGCTCAGTGAACATAGTAGATGATACACATCCAAATCCAACACATGGAaaatttgtgtatatatttgtttattttatatatacgatttattttgtttttttcacagtgtgcgaatGGTCTTTTTTGTCTCATATTTCTAccccatccagatacgcacctgttcacatagtaaaggtgctgccagtacggtgtGAACTCAGGTTagcaccagcgtgggaaaccagcgagGGAACCgcggtttcattctgttttttttctattgtataatgcatataacagggagtggtgctctgttgctggacttgcaccccagctcctggctgcttcattagcctcctttttgttcaccagttgatcttgtaggtttttaaaacccagagaagatgcagtgtagtgtaaggaggccgtgaaggggcgctgggctggtattacaatggccattataatattccaaatacctccatttatgtagaaggtagaatttttttgtttttttttcacagtgTGTGACTGGTGTTTTTTTGTCATATAtggtatataatacacacacacacacacacacacacacacacacacacacacacacacacacacacacacacacacacacacacacacacacacacacacacacacacacacacacacacacacacacacacacacacacacacactctcacactcacactcactcactcttcaGGGCAGTCACTAGCAACCTCCACAAGAAGCCAAGCAAAGTATTGATTCAGCCACTCACAAGCCCAATCTGGTAACATTTGGCCTCATGAGGTATCATGGAGGcgctttatagagcaagaggagcaAAGCATTAcacatatttaataaaaaaaactcaTCCGATGCTGAAAAAGGGGACAAAGCAATACACTAGCATACAGTTACATAAAGATATTTGACCTGtgtgtggtggtggggggggggacacacaattTATTCTTATATTGAGAAAAGCACTATGATTCCAAAAATGGAACAATTCAACAGGAAACTATATCCGACAGGATTGAAACACAGACAAAAACTCCAAATCCACATATATTTCATATCAGTCACATCCCTCCCCTCGATGAGCTCGGAGGGGGGCTTATCAATGGGATGCAACTCAGACCCCAAAAACTGGGGGATCTACAAGATTTCTGCGCACTTCAACCCCCCAGAGACCCTGGTGGAAGATATTAATGGCATATTTCCAAGCATGATTAGAGCATGCATAGGAAATACAGCTTAGACCATCCATCAGGCTGATATTACTTTGGTGAAATCGATAAAAATAAGCCAAGCCAAAATAAGAAATTAATATCTTCTATTGAAACaattataaaaacaaaaacaaaacaaccaaCACTGGAATACAAGACCGCCAAGTGCAAAAAGAACACAGGACAAAATATTGGGGGAAAAAACAAGTATTGCAGAAGGATCAGACGTATGATGCATTGAACAGAGCTCCATGAGATGTTCTGAGCTTGggcagtttgttttttttgtttagaaCCTAACCATGCTTTTctcctctttatccctgacctgtctggtgggttccttggttttcaagatGGTGTTTGATCCCTGATGTTCTCATATGAACCTCATTCACAGAACATTCACAGtcattcacagaacagctgtagtaatAAATGAGAGAAATCGTTACCCAGGGGGAGGAAATTCAATAATTATGTGATGTCTGGGGGCGATGGATAACATAGATAAAAGAGGATCAGACAGcagagggctgaatacaaatgcacttcacaattttaatattcacattttaaaatatttagaaaacgggCATCATTTCCTTCACACGTCACAAATACTTTTACTTAGTGTTTGTGTCACATGAAATCCCAATAATATATTTAAGTTTGTGGATACAATGAGAAAAATGTGGAACAGTTCACAGGGAATGAATACATTTTCAAAGCACTGTATAAATATAGGTGAATGGGGGGTACACCTCAGAAGTGGTGACCTGTATCATTTCCCTATAAAAACTTTCCAACTGGAGGAGAGGAGAATCAAAGACTGTCATGAACCAGCCGGGAGGGTAcggaggaagggggggagggggcacgcagacatcacacCACACCTCACAGCCCCGCCCTGGCATCTCTAGTATGTCAAGCCCACGTGATATGACCTCGTCACTTCCGTCAACACTCAACATCTTCCCCATAATTCCGCCTGAGTGTTCCACAGGGAAGAGATTACCATCATATTTCTAGTTATGATTTGATCAATCCATAGCTATGAAACATGATGTGTCTGGTGGCTTTCATCAGCGAGTTATTAATTTTGGACGGATACACATGCCCCACTATTAATAAAAAATGTGTCACGTGCATCTTGCCGTCATAAAGCTGTAAATATGTGTGCCCTATTTGTGGGGGCTACGCACTCCCCAGTATTGTAACTTTTTCCCCAGAGCCAGACTGACTACAAAATGCCTGTGAAGCTGTCTTGAATCATGCAGCTGCCcacccacttccctagctgaattacgTGGTCAGCAGGGAGCTTGCTGGGGCCAGAGCGGTTTCCTCAATTTGAATTAACTTTGTCGCCTGCCATTTGGTGCCCAGATCTGGGTGACTTCTTGCTGCAGGGCAGGATTGTGTAACTATGAAGTGGCAGTGGACTGGCGTGTATGAATGCCATATTCCTCACAGAGACCTTGTGCTCCAGGGTGAATTATGCTCTGCAGCATCCCTGTAAGCGGGCCGCACAGGCTCCAAGACCTTGAGGGGTATTACTACGAGCGATACACCAGGTGTACAGGGTGCCGCATCTCTAACCCATGCCCTGGACACAGGGAGTGCGAGGGTGAGCAGAAGTGTGTGCGCCCTTCATCACATCCAGCAGTACTATACAAGAAGGAAAACGTTTCACATGACCGCTATTATAAGAAAAGTGCGCCACATGGACGCCCCTTATCCTCCTCCAGATGCGTGCCCAGATCAACGCGAAGCCAAAGCAGGAAATATTTATAACGTATTATATTTGCCAGGTATTTATGACATGTGGATCCATGAGTGAGAGGAGTACGTCGTCCACTACGCCCCAGACACGCCAAGTAGTTCCTCTAAAATCCACAAAACCCAGGCTCAAATGTAAAGACAAGGTTGATGATAGAATGGCGGGTCAATGTTCCTAAAGTAAGACCAAGCTCTGACTCAACCACCACTCATCGACCAGACCAGCTCCGTATCACTCAAAACTGGTGAAGAGCACTCAAATATTTCTACACTTCTCCTTCACATAAAAGGTTGGCACAAACTCAACGAACGCCCTCACCTCTGCACCGCCTGACCTCCGGTGGGGCCTCACCTCTGCCTCCGCCTGACCTCACCTCTGCCTGACCTCCGGTGGAGCCTCACCTCTGCCTCCGCCTGACCTCCGGTGGGGCCTCACCTCTGCCTCAGCCTGACCTCCGGTGGGGCCTCACCTCTGCCTCAGCCTGACCTACGGTGGGGCCTCACCTCTGCCTCCGCCTGACCTCCAGTGGGCCTCACCTCTGCCTCCGCCTGACCTCCGGTGGGGCCTCACCTCTGGCTCCGTCTGACCTCACCTCTGCCTGACCTCCAGTGGGGCCTCACCTCTGCCGCCGCCTGACCCCCGGTGGGGCCTCACCTCTGACTCTGCCTGACCTCCTGTGGGGCCTCACCTCTGCCTCCGCCTGACCTCCGGTGGGGCTCACCTCTGCCTCCACCTGACCTCCGGTGGGGCCTCACCTCTGCCTCCGTCTGACCTTGCCTCAGCCTGACCTCCGGTGGGGCCTCACCTCTGCCTCCGTCTGACCTCGCCTCAGCCTGACCCCTGGTGGGGCCTCACCTCTGCCGCCGCCTGACCCCCGGTGGAGCCTCACCTCTGACTCCACTTGACCTCCGGTGGGGCCTCACCTCTACCTCCGCCTGACCTCCGGTGGGGCTCACCTCTGCCTCCGCCTGACCTCCGATGGGGCCTCACCTCTGCCGCCGCCTGACCCCCAGTGGAGCCTCACCTCTGACTCTGCCTGACCTCCGGTGGGGCCTCACCTCTGCCTCCGTCTGACCTTGCCTCAGCCTGACCCCCGGTGGGGCCTCACCTCTGCCTCCGTCTGATCTCGCCTCAGCCTGACCCCTGGTGGGGCCTCACCTCTGTCTCTGCCTGACCTCCGATGGGGCCTCACCTCTGCCGCCGCCTGACCCCCGGTGGAGCCTCACCTCTGACTCTGCCTGACCTCCGGTGGGGCCTCACCTCTGCCTCCGCCTGACCTCCGGTGGGGCCTCACCTCTGCCTCCGTCTGACCTCGCCTCAGCCTGACCCCTGGTGGGGCCTCACCTCTGTCTCTGCCTGACCTCCGGTGGGCCTCACCTCAGCCCCCGCCTTGCTCTGCTCATTTTCTCATCTATTCAAGCAATTTTTCCTGTTCCCAGGTGAGTGACTCACTGCACAATTCTATGAAAATCTCCGAGGGGCCTGAGAAAAGGAAAGCAAGTGAATTATCAGTACAAGAACTGATAGAACGCCTCAAGACTGCGACAGACGATCCAAGCACCTAAGACAGCAGCGTAAAGCTATATTAATAGAGAGGACAGTGCAGACAATGGCGGCAGCGGGGCAGACACAGCAATGAGGACAGAAACAAAGTCTACAAGAGGCGGAAGAAAAATCAGTgaaacagattcagggaagaaaagctgGAAAAGAAAGGAAAGACAATGGAGCGCGAGTCCTCTCCGCGTGGCGTCACCGGCCGAGCCGCTTACAGGCCGCGGTGTCTATACCGATAGTATGGAGATGGTGAATCGGCTGCCTGAACCCCCCCATTCCCCAATGTCCCAATTTTCCAAACAAGAATTTCACACATTTACATAAGTATTTGTTATTTTCTGCtaaaagacaaaagaaaaaaacTCCACCAAAGTATTTATACCATTGTCAACCGAGCGACTGACCATCCCGAGGTCAACTCTA from the Anomaloglossus baeobatrachus isolate aAnoBae1 chromosome 11, aAnoBae1.hap1, whole genome shotgun sequence genome contains:
- the LOC142257160 gene encoding uncharacterized protein LOC142257160, whose amino-acid sequence is MQPFYRHQSDGSRRKHHDQRSHLTLSQATFFKAQAWYPCSSPPTFSPMAARTITDDPQMKYSGSNINSLLPTHCLSASSSSSSSSSSSFSHFKKKTTNKPSLLTITHNLSPPYSFRSISFTIISSPQKTFSTSSPPPSYTPHKTFSTSSPPPSYTPHKTFSTSSPPPSYTPHKTFSTSSPPPSYTPHKTFTSSPPPSYTPHKTFSTSSPPPSYTPHKTFSTSSSPPSYTPHKTFSTSSPPPSYTPHKTFSTSSPPPSYTPHKTFSTSSPPPSYTPHKTTSTSSPPPSYTPHKSNSKPWKVTTTDCLQQKQSYTQPKDSSLYESLQHGMTLLPLHRQTYSPPPPNNTL